A genome region from Deinococcus seoulensis includes the following:
- a CDS encoding DUF1622 domain-containing protein has product MPELVKVWTEYVALGVELTAAVIIGVAALVGAVRALLAFVRPSGSPDAQKESLRLELARWLAVALEFTLAADILRTAIAPTWDDIGKLAAIATLRTLLNYFLQREIDGHHARQAGAADDGAQSVNRP; this is encoded by the coding sequence ATGCCTGAACTGGTGAAGGTCTGGACGGAGTACGTGGCGCTGGGTGTGGAACTCACAGCGGCGGTCATCATTGGCGTGGCGGCGCTGGTGGGCGCGGTGCGGGCACTGCTGGCGTTCGTGCGGCCCAGCGGGTCACCGGACGCTCAGAAGGAAAGCCTGCGGCTGGAACTGGCGCGCTGGCTGGCGGTGGCGCTGGAGTTCACGCTGGCGGCCGACATCCTGCGGACCGCGATCGCGCCCACCTGGGACGACATCGGGAAGCTGGCCGCGATTGCCACGCTGCGCACGCTGCTGAACTACTTCCTGCAACGCGAGATCGACGGTCACCACGCCCGGCAGGCAGGCGCGGCGGACGACGGGGCGCAGAGCGTCAATCGCCCGTGA
- the recQ gene encoding DNA helicase RecQ — MSAPASAHPTIHDTAHDTAALNVLKRVWGYDAFRGVQGDIVRTVASGGNALVLMPTGGGKSLCYQVPSLLRPGVGIIVSPLIALMKDQVDTLRALGVRAAFLNSTLSLDGVREVESALLSGELDLLYVAPERLLLPRTLDLLDRAPVALFAVDEAHCVSQWGHDFRPEYQGLNVLPDRYPHIPRLALTATADDRTRADILSVLQLGGAPQFISSFDRPNIQYRVANKEGPKTQLLDFINAEHRGDAGIVYCLSRKSVEETARWLQTQGVDAVAYHAGLPSRERNSAQERFLNEEGLVVVATVAFGMGIDKPNVRFVAHLDLPKSMEGYYQETGRAGRDGLPSTAWMVYGLADVVNVRRMLASSDAPEEVKRVEAAKLDALLTYCEAATCRRQVLLSYFGEELSAPCGNCDTCLNPPSVRDATREAQMALSAVIRTGNRFGAAHLTDVLMGHATERVVSLGHHQLPTFAVGAAHDEKYWRGLLRQLVSLGYLAAGEHHGLSATGKARAILKGEQTLALREDTLAPRPSKRDRDRARSGPGRAPVAAADQPLFEALRAWRLERARAQGVPPYVVFTDATLKAVCDLKPTSHALLGTVSGVGQRKLADYGDEVVQIVRDHLTGTLAPQATPQERGVRENSAVLGVLRGAVPGVPRPSGPVPSAAVPSTPALLDAAPAGSSTARPDLTDRVADALRDLRRDLTRETGLSAYVVFTNATLDALAARQPQSPAELADIPGLGPKRLENYGERIVQAIRSVTDSRVTGD; from the coding sequence ATGTCTGCACCCGCCTCTGCCCACCCGACCATCCACGACACTGCTCACGACACCGCCGCCCTGAATGTCCTGAAGCGGGTCTGGGGGTACGACGCCTTCCGGGGCGTGCAGGGCGACATCGTGCGGACCGTCGCGTCGGGCGGCAACGCCCTGGTCCTGATGCCCACCGGCGGCGGCAAGAGCCTGTGCTACCAGGTGCCCAGCCTGCTGCGCCCCGGCGTGGGCATCATCGTCTCGCCGCTGATCGCGCTGATGAAGGATCAGGTGGACACCCTGCGGGCGCTCGGCGTGCGGGCCGCGTTCCTGAACTCCACCCTGTCCCTGGACGGCGTGCGCGAGGTCGAATCGGCCCTGCTGTCCGGCGAGCTGGACCTGCTGTACGTCGCGCCGGAACGCCTGCTGCTGCCGCGCACGCTGGACCTGCTCGACCGCGCGCCCGTCGCGCTGTTCGCAGTCGACGAGGCGCACTGCGTCTCTCAGTGGGGCCACGACTTCCGGCCCGAGTACCAGGGCCTGAACGTCCTGCCCGACCGCTACCCGCACATCCCGCGCCTCGCGCTGACCGCCACCGCCGACGACCGCACCCGCGCCGACATCCTCAGCGTGCTGCAACTGGGCGGCGCGCCGCAGTTCATCAGTTCCTTCGACCGCCCGAACATCCAGTACCGCGTGGCGAACAAGGAAGGCCCCAAGACGCAACTGCTGGACTTCATCAACGCCGAGCACCGGGGCGACGCCGGGATCGTGTACTGCCTGTCGCGCAAGAGCGTCGAGGAGACCGCCCGCTGGCTCCAGACGCAGGGCGTGGACGCCGTCGCGTACCACGCGGGCCTGCCGTCACGCGAACGCAACAGCGCCCAGGAACGCTTCCTGAACGAAGAAGGGCTGGTCGTGGTCGCCACCGTCGCCTTCGGCATGGGCATCGACAAACCCAACGTGCGCTTCGTGGCCCACCTGGACCTGCCCAAGAGCATGGAAGGTTACTACCAGGAAACCGGCCGCGCCGGACGCGACGGCCTGCCCAGCACCGCCTGGATGGTGTACGGTCTGGCGGACGTGGTGAACGTGCGCCGCATGCTGGCCTCCAGCGACGCGCCCGAGGAGGTCAAGCGCGTGGAGGCCGCGAAACTCGACGCGCTGCTCACGTACTGCGAGGCCGCTACCTGCCGCCGCCAGGTGCTGCTCTCGTACTTCGGCGAGGAACTGAGCGCCCCCTGCGGGAACTGCGACACCTGCCTGAACCCGCCCAGCGTGCGCGACGCGACCCGCGAGGCGCAGATGGCGCTGTCCGCCGTGATCCGCACCGGCAACCGCTTCGGCGCCGCGCACCTGACCGACGTGCTGATGGGCCACGCCACCGAACGCGTCGTGAGCCTCGGGCACCACCAGCTGCCCACCTTCGCGGTCGGCGCCGCGCACGACGAGAAGTACTGGCGCGGCCTGCTGCGGCAACTCGTCAGCCTCGGCTACCTCGCCGCCGGGGAGCACCACGGCCTGAGCGCCACCGGCAAGGCCCGCGCCATCCTGAAAGGCGAGCAGACCCTCGCCCTGCGCGAGGACACCCTGGCCCCCCGCCCCAGCAAACGTGACCGGGACCGCGCCAGAAGCGGGCCGGGCCGCGCGCCTGTCGCCGCCGCCGACCAGCCGCTGTTCGAGGCGCTGCGCGCCTGGAGGCTGGAACGCGCCCGCGCGCAGGGCGTCCCGCCGTACGTGGTGTTCACGGACGCCACCCTGAAAGCCGTGTGCGACCTGAAACCCACCAGTCACGCCCTGCTGGGCACCGTCAGCGGCGTCGGGCAGCGCAAACTCGCCGATTACGGCGACGAGGTCGTGCAGATCGTCCGCGACCACCTGACCGGCACACTCGCCCCCCAGGCCACTCCGCAGGAGCGCGGCGTGCGCGAGAACAGCGCCGTACTGGGCGTCCTGCGTGGCGCTGTCCCCGGTGTTCCGCGCCCCAGTGGCCCGGTCCCCAGCGCCGCAGTGCCCAGTACCCCGGCCCTGCTGGACGCCGCGCCCGCCGGGTCCAGCACGGCCCGCCCGGACCTCACGGACCGCGTGGCGGACGCCCTGCGCGACCTGCGCCGCGACCTGACCCGCGAGACCGGCCTGAGCGCCTACGTGGTGTTCACGAACGCCACGCTGGACGCCCTGGCCGCCCGTCAGCCGCAGTCGCCAGCGGAACTGGCCGACATTCCCGGCCTGGGCCCCAAACGCCTCGAGAACTACGGCGAGCGCATCGTGCAGGCCATCCGCAGCGTCACGGATAGCCGCGTCACGGGCGATTGA
- a CDS encoding 2Fe-2S iron-sulfur cluster-binding protein, with translation MSQTNARTPAPHPHQPSTQGVTLSVNGQEHSLTLDPRVTLLDALREHAHLTGTKKGCDHGQCGACTVLVDGTRVLSCLTLAVMHDGQEVTTVEGLGTPDDLHPLQDAFIRHDGYQCGYCTPGQLCSSVGTLDEIARGVPSHVTADLNDVSFSADELRERLSGNICRCAAYPNIIAAVSEVHAAQNGAAAQEAAQ, from the coding sequence ATGTCACAGACGAACGCCCGCACCCCTGCGCCCCACCCCCACCAACCCTCCACGCAGGGCGTCACCCTGAGCGTCAACGGGCAGGAGCACAGCCTGACGCTGGACCCGCGCGTGACGCTGCTGGACGCCCTGCGCGAGCACGCGCACCTGACCGGCACCAAGAAAGGCTGCGATCACGGGCAGTGCGGCGCCTGCACCGTGCTGGTGGACGGCACGCGCGTCCTGAGCTGCCTGACGCTGGCCGTCATGCACGACGGGCAGGAGGTCACGACCGTGGAGGGCCTGGGCACCCCGGACGACCTGCACCCCTTGCAGGACGCCTTCATCCGGCACGACGGGTACCAGTGCGGGTACTGCACGCCGGGGCAACTGTGCTCGTCGGTGGGCACGCTGGACGAGATCGCGCGCGGCGTGCCCAGTCACGTCACGGCCGACCTGAACGACGTGAGCTTCAGCGCCGACGAACTGCGTGAGCGTCTGAGCGGGAACATCTGCCGCTGCGCCGCGTACCCGAACATCATCGCGGCCGTCAGCGAGGTGCACGCCGCGCAGAACGGGGCCGCCGCGCAGGAGGCCGCGCAGTGA